The genomic interval TCCGACGGCGAGATCCTGCTCCGGGGCATGCCGGTGATGCGCGGCTACCACAACCTGCCCGAGGAGACCGCCGAGGCGTTCACCTCGGACGGCTTCTTCCGGACCGGTGACATCGGCGAACTCGACGACGACGGCTTCCTGAAGATCACCGACCGGAAGAAGGACCTGGTCAAGACGTCGGGCGGCAAGTACATCTCGCCGTCGCACATCGAGGGCATGTTCAAGGCGCTCTGCCCGTACACCTCGCAGGTGGTGGTGATCGGGCAGGCCCGCAACTACTGCACGATGCTGGTCACCCTGGATCCGGACGCGATCGGCACCTGGGCCGCCGGGGGTCCGCTCGCCGGCCGCCCGTACGCGGAGATCGTCTCCTCGGCCGAGGTGCGTGCCATGGTCGACGGCTACGTCGCCGAGCTGAACCAGAAGCTCAACCGCTGGGAGACGATCAAGAAGGTGACGGTGCTGACCCGTGACCTGACCGTCGAGGACGGCGAGATGACGCCGTCGATGAAGATCAAGCGTCGTGCCGTGGAGAGCAGCTTCAAGGCGGAGATCGACCAGATGTACGAGGGCACTCTCGCCCAGATCTGAGCCCGTCCGCGATCCGGTCCCTCCCCTCCGGGATCGGATCCGGCACCCCACCGGACCGCCGTGCGACCCGCGATCGCCCGGCGGTCCGGTGCTCTCCGGGGCCTGCGGGCGACCCGGCCGACGGCCCGGCCACCCTCCGGCTCGGCCACCCCCGGCTCAGCCACCCCCGGCTCGGCCACCCCCGGCTCGGCCACCCCCGGCTCAGCCACCCTGGCTCGGCCGGCCGGGGCGCTACCGACGGTTCCGGCTCGACTACCGGCGACAAGGTGACATCGGGGCGGCTTCACCGACCCGTCACCGGGGTAAGAGCAGAGTCAGGCGCACGGCGGGCTCAAGATCAGGTGCCCGGTCGTGACGGTACGCGGGCGGTAAGGGGGTTCCGGTGATGGTGGCCACGGTGGCAGCGCACGTGGAGACCGGTGCCTTGGTGATCACCTTGGCAGGCCGGTGGAGCGTGGCTCAGGCATACACACTGCAACGGGCGATTTCGCGCTGCGCCGCGCACCACCCGCCGTACGTGGCGGTGGACTGCACCCGGATCGCCCCGGACAAGCTGCTGCCGACCCTGCTGCCGGCGATGGTGATGCTCCGGGAGTCGTGCCGGCGCGGCATGACCGTGCTGGTCTGCGCACCGGCCTCGGCCCTGACCGTGCTGCTGCGCCGCCTGCCCACCCGGCGGGTCCGGATCTATCCCCGGCTCACCGACGCGCTGAGCCGGATCCGGCCCTACCCCGTGTCGGCCCGCGCCCGGCGGGCCCACCGTCGGCTGCCGCCGGTGCCGCAGGCGGTGAGCGCGGCGCGCGGACTGGTCCGGGAGTGCTGCGAGCGGTGGCGCCTCTCCGACGTCGCCGAAGAGGCCCAGCTCGTCGCCTCCGAACTCGTGGCGAACGCCGTCGAGCACGCCGGTACCGACATCGACCTCACGCTCTGCCACCACCGGCAGCGGCTGCGGATCGCGGTGGCGGACCGGCACCCCGGCGTACCGGCGCTGCCCCGGCGGGAGTCGGCCCCGGATCCGCGGCAGCCGCTCGCGCTGCGCGGTCGCGGGCTCGGCATGGTGAGCCGGTCGGTCGCCAACTGGGGCGTACTGCCCGGCAGCGACGGCAAGATCGTCTGGGCCAGCCTGGCCGCCACTCCGGCGTCCCGGCTGCGCCTGCCCAGCCTGGTCACCATCCCCCGGGCCGGCTATCCCGCCTGACCGGACGCTGTACCCGGCCACCGGCCCGACCGGACCCTGGTCAACCGCCGGCCTGACCGGGGGCTGTGCCAGCGACGGGCTCAGCCTGGGCGGGAACGGGCTCAGCGCAGCTCGCCGGTGCCGTGGAAGTGGTCGAAGATGACCTGGTCGACCGGGGAGACCCGGTGCCGGTCGGCATAGCCCAGCCAGACGATCTCGGCGATCTCGTTGGCGGGTCGCAGCACACCCCGGTACTCGGCCGCGTAGCAGGTCATCCGGACGACCGTACCGGCCGGGTGCCCGTGCGCCGCTGCCGTGAAGACGCCGACCGGCTCGGCGGTACCGGCGACGACGGCGACGCTGAGTTCCTCCTCGATCTCCCGTACCAGGGTTTCGAGGTCCGTCTCGCCGGGCTCCCGTTTGCCGCCCGGCAGGTAGTAGACGTCCTTGCCGTGCGAGCGGGAGCTGAGGATCCGGCCCTCTTCCAGCCGGATCCAGGCGATCTTGTCGATCGTCTTGTCGATCATCGTCACCGGGCCGATGATCGCAGGAAGGCCGGTCGGAGACCCCGGCGGGGCCCGCTCAGGCGATCACCACCGGCTCCCGCCAGAGCGGGCGCTCCGCCCGGTCGATGTCGTACCGGACGGCCGCGATCCGGCGTACCGCCTCGGTCAGCTCGGCGGCGGGCAGCGTGAACGGCAGCCGGAGGAAGCGTTCCAGGGTGCCGTCGAGGCCGAACCTCGGGCCGGGGGCGAGTCGTACCCCCGCCTCCTCGGCGGCCCGGGCGAGCGCGCTGGCGATCGGGCCGTCCAGCTCGGCCCAGAGCGTCACCCCGCCCGCCGGGGTCCGCACCCGCCAGTTCGGCAGCTCCGCCCGGAGCGCGGCGAGCAGCGCGTCGCGCTGGGCGGCCAACTGCGCCCGCCGGGCCCGCACGATCGTCCCGGCGTGACCGAGCAGCCGTACCGCGACCAGTTGGTCCAGTACCGGACCGGCCATGTCCACCCCGACCCGGGCCGCCGCCAGCCGCTGCACCTGGGGTGCCGAGGCGCGGATCCAGCCGATCCGCAGGCCGCCCCAGTACGGCTTGCTCATCCCGCCGATGGTGACGACCCGGGAATGGCGGTCGAAGACGGCGGTCGGCGGGGGCACCTCGGTGCCGTCCAGCGCGAGGTCCACGAAGGACTCGTCGACCACCAGGTCGGTGCCGCTGGCGTGCGCGGTCGCCACCACCCGCTCGCGCAGCTCGGCCGGCATCAGGTGGCCGGTGGGATTCTGGAACTCGGGGATCAGGTAGGCCAGCCGGGGACGGGTCTGCCGGAGGCTGCCGAGCAGCAGGTCGGCGTCCCAGCCGGTGCCCTCGGTGGCGAGGCCGTGGGTGGCGATCCGGGCCCGGCGCGCGGCGAGCGCGGCGAGCGCGTTGGGATAGGTCGGCGACTCCACGAGTACGCTGCCGCCGGTCGGCAGGGCGAGTCGGAGCACCAGGTCCAGGGCGTGCTGCACCCCGTTGGTCACCATGATCTGCTCGGGGCTGGTCGGCAGGCCCCGCTCGGTATACCCCCGGGCCACCGCCGCGCGCAGCTCGACGATCCCGGTCGGGTGGTAGCCGGCGCCGCCGAGATAGCGGGGCAGGTCCTCGGCGGCGGCCCGGGCGGCCGAGGCGAGTTCCGCCGGGGCGGCCAGCGCGGCGCAGCCGAGGTCGATCATGTCCAGGTCGTCCTGCGGGGTCCAGAGTCCCGAGCTCGCCACCCGGTGCCCGCCCGGCAGGGTGGTCCAACTGCCGGCCCCCCGGCGGCTGTTCAGGTGCCCGCTCTCCCGCAGCTCCCGGTAGGCGGCGGTGACGGTGGTCCGGCTGACCCGCAGCGCCTCGGCCAGTTCCCGCTCGGCCGGCAGGCGTACCCCGAGCGGCAGCCGGCCGTCCGCGAGCAGCCCGCGCACCGCGCCGGCCAGCGCGACGTAGTCGGGGCTGCGCCGGCGCCCCGGCAGGGCGTGCCACTGCCCGAGCATCCGGCCGAGCTGTGCGCCTCGAACGAGGCTGGTCATAGCCACTTCACCTCGATTGGCCCTTCAGTACCGCTGGATTGGCCCTCAGAGTGGCATGCATGGCAAAAATTGGCAACAGTGGCGATCGGCTCGTCCGGCGTCTCGGACAGCTCTACGTCGGACTGACGCTCTACGGCGTCAGCATGGCGCTGATGGTCGAGGCGTCCCTCGGGCTCGACCCCTGGGACGTCTTCCACCAGGGGCTCTCCCGGCTCACCGGGGCGTCGATCGGCACCGTGACCATCGCCGTCGGCGCCCTGGTGCTGTTGCTCTGGATCCCGCTGCGGCAGCGTCCCGGCCTCGGCACGGTGAGCAACGTCGTCGTCATCGGGCTCGCCGTCGACCTGGCGCTGGCCCTGTTGCCGACCGTCGAGGCACTGCCGACCCGGATCGGCTTCCTGGTCGCCGGCATCCTGCTCAACGGCATGGCGACCGGCCTGTACATCGGCGCCCGGCTCGGCCCCGGCCCGCGCGACGGCCTGATGACCGGGTACGTCGCCCGCCGGCCGCACCGCTCGCTCCGGCTGGTCCGTACGGTCATCGAGCTGGCCGTACTGGCGATCGGGTTCGTCCTCGGCGGCCAGGTCGGGATCGGCACGGTCGCCTACGCCCTGGCCATCGGCCCGCTGGTGCACGCCTTCATCCCGATGTTCACGGTGCCACCCGCGCAGCCCGTACCACCGGCGCGGCCCGACCCGGTCTCGCAGCCCGACCCCGTTCCGTAGCCCGCCCCCGTTTCACAGCCCGACCCCGTCTCACAGCCCGGAGCCGTTCCGTAGCCCGACCCCGTTTCGTGGCCCGGAGCCGTTCCGTCGCCCGGGGCGCCGCGCGAAGCCCGGCGGTGCGGCCGAAAAAGATCGTCGATCCGGCTCGGATCGTCCCACGTGGAGGGCGGGTGTCCTTGGTTCGACGGAATGAAGCGGTGCACAACGGTTCCGTCGGATGGCGCGGCACGGCATCATTTCCCCATGGGGGATGAGGGATGGCGTTGGTCCGACGCTTGGATCTTCGTATCGCTGATCATCGCGGGCGGTGCCGGACGGCACCGGCGGTCGAGCAGCACCCGCCGGCCGGAGGGCGTCCGGCTCGCCGACGTGCTCTCCACCGCCGACCATCTCAACCGGGCCCTCCCGGCCCGGCACGAGATCGAGGCCGCGGTGCGCCGCCTGGTGGGCGCCGGCCTGATCACCGTCTCGGACGGCTGGTTCCGGGTCACCTCCGCCGGTGAGCACCTGTGGCGTACCCGGCCGCACGGCGGGCTCGCCACCACCGTCGAGACGGTGCACGGGGTGCTGACCCGCCGGCACTCCCCCGGCAGCCACGACTGGGAACTCGCCGAGGACGAGCACGCCGCGGCGATTCAGGAGTACGCCGCCCGGTTCACCCTGCCGATGCCGCGCCGCTCACCGGAGAACGGCAGATAGTCCACCGGGGCCGACCGGCGGGCAGCGCCGCGTCGGAAAGCGGCGGGGTCAGCGGACCGGGTGCCCGGCGCCGCGCAGCGCGTCCTTGACCTCGCCGACGCTCAGCTCACCGAAGTGGAAGACGCTGGCCGCCAGGACCGCGTCCGCACCGGCCGCCACCGCCGGGGGAAAGTGGGCGACCGCGCCGGCCCCGCCGCTGGCCACCACGGGTACGTCCGCCACCCGCCGGACCGCGCCGATCAACTCCAGGTCGAAGCCGGCCTTGGTGCCGTCGGCGTCCATCGAGTTGAGCAGGATCTCCCCGGCGCCCAACTCGGCGGCCCGGGCGGCCCAGCCGACCGCGTCGATCCCGGTGCCGCGCCGGCCGCCGTGGGTGGTCACCTCGAACCCGCTCTCGGTGCTGGTCCCGGCCGGGGTACGCCGCACGTCCAGGGAGAGCACCAGCACCTGCCGGCCGAACCGCTCGGCGATCTCGGCGATCAGCTCCGGTCGGGCGATCGCGGCGGTGTTCACCCCCACCTTGTCCGCACCCGCCCGGAGCAGTACGTCGACGTCGGCGACCCGGCGTACCCCGCCGCCGACGGTGAGCGGGATGAAGACCGTCTCGGCGGTCCGGCGTACCACGTCGAGCATGGTGCCCCGGTCGTCGGAGGAGGCGGTGACGTCGAGGAAGGTCAGCTCGTCGGCACCGGCCTCGTCGTACGCCCCGGCCAGCTCGACCGGATCGCCCGCGTCCCGCAGGTCGACGAAGTTGACCCCCTTGACGACCCGCCCCGCGTCCACGTCGAGACAGGGGATCACCCGTACCGCCACCGTCATGCGCCGAGCCTAACCGGCGCGGCCACTACCGCCTCCGCCGCGCGGACCATCACGCCGCCCGCAGTACGGCGAGGGCCTCGGCGACGGTGAACGCACCGGCGTAGAGCGCCTTGCCGGCGATCACGCCCTCCACCCCGATCGGTTCCAGCGTGGCGAGCGCGCGCAGGTCGTCCAGGGTCGAGACGCCACCGGAGGCGATCACCGGGGCGTCGGTACGAGCGCAGACCTCGCGCAGCAGGTCGAGGTTGGGGCCGCGCATCATGCCGTCCTTGGTGATGTCGGTCACCACGTAACGGGCCGCGCCGGCCTTGTCCAGCCGCTCCAGCACCTCGAACAGGTCGCCGCCGTCCCGCGTCCAGCCTCGGGCCGAGAGGGTACGGCCGCGCACGTCCAGCCCGATCGCCACCCGGTCGCCGTACTCGCCGACCACCCGGTCGCACCACTGCGGGTCCTCCAGCGCGGCGGTGCCGATGTTGATCCGGGCCGCCCCGGTGCCCAGCGCGGCCCGCAGCGACGCGTCGTCCCGGATTCCGCCGGAGAGTTCGACCTTGACGTCGAGCCGGCCGACCACCTCGGCCAGGAGTTCGGCGTTCGAGCCCCGGCCGAACGCGGCGTCGAGGTCGACCAGGTGGACCCAGTCGGCGCCGTCACGCTGCCAGGCCAGGGCGGCCTCCAGCGGCTCGCCGTAGCTGGTCTCACTGCCGGCGGCGCCCTGGACCAGGCGGACGGCCTGGCCGTTCGCGACGTCGACGGCGGGAAGCAGGGTCAGGCTCAACGTGCACTCCTCGGTTGGCGAAACGACGGTGGTGGCTCAGGTCCGGCGGCCCAGCGCGATCACCACGACCGCCGGCAGTACCAGCAGCAGCAGCGCGATCAGGAGAAGCCGCAGCGCGAGGTCGTCGACGAGCAGCCAGATGACGATCACCGCCGCCACGGAGAGTACGACCACTCCGGCCCGCTCACCCCGGCTGCGCCGCGCGAACAACCGCCCGGTACGCCGGTCCGGCAGTCGCGGGGCGAGCCGGCGCAGCAGGGTACGGCGGCGTTGCCGGCGGGCGACCCGACGGGCCCGGACGGCGCGTTCCCGTTCCGCCTCGGCGAGCCGTACCGCGCGGCGGCGGGCCCGTTCCTTGCTCACCGGGCGACCCCCGCCCCGGCACGGCACCTCGGGACGGCCCCGGTCCGGGGCGCGGTCACAGCGTGGCCAGCCAGTTGCGCAGCAGGATCCGACCGGCCTCGGCGGACTTCTCGGGATGGAACTGGGCGGCCGACAGCGGGCCGCGCTCCACCGCAGCCACGAACCGTCCACCGTGCTCGGCGGTGGTCGGCAGCGCACCGGAGGCGGTCAGGGCGGCCGCGTCGGTCGGGGCGTAGGAGTGCACGAAGTAGAAGCGGGCGTCGGCCGGCAGCCCGGTGAAGAGCCGGGACTCCGGCGGTGCGGCGACGGTGTTCCAGCCCATGTGCGGCACCCGCCGGGCGGCCAGCCCGGTCACCCCGCCGGGCAGCAGCCCGAGCCCCTTGGTGACGAGGCCGTGCTCCTCGCCGTACTCGAAAAGGATCTGCATGCCGACGCAGATGCCCAGCACCGGGCGGCCCGCCGCGACCCGCTCGGCGATCACCGGCCCGGCCCGCAGCGCCTCGATCCCGGCCATGCAGGCGGCGAAGGCGCCGACCCCGGGCACCACCAGACCGTCGGCGGCGGCCGCCGCGTCGAGGTCGTCGGTGACCGTCACCTCGGCGCCGGCCCGGGCCACCGCCCGCTGCGCGGAGCGGAGGTTGCCGGAGCCGTAGTCCAGCACCACCACCCGGGGCAGCGCCGGCACCTCGGCGGTCATCCGCCCTCTCCGGGTACGAGCCAGAGCACGCCACCGGCGGTGGCGAGCAGGGCGAGCAGGCCGACGATCCAGAGCACCCGCTGCGGTGCGCCCTGGCGGTGCAGCGACCAGGCGCCACCGATCAGCACGCCACCCAGCGCGAAGAGCGCCACCGGCAGGACGACGTCCATCAGAGCAGCCCCTTGGTGCTCGGCACCGCGCCGGCCGACCGGGGATCGATCGCCACCGCCTCGCGCAGCGCCCGGGCGACCGCCTTGAACTGCGCCTCCACCACGTGGTGCGCGTCGGGGTGCCCGCCGGGCCGGGCGGCCCGGAGCACCGAGACGTGCAGGGTCAGCCGGGCGGACTGGCCGAAGGACTCCCAGATGTGCCGGGTCATGCTGGTCGGATAGACCGGCCCGATGTACGGGGCGAGCGCCGGCTCGTCGTGCACGACGTAAGGCCGGCCGGAGAGGTCGACGGCGGCCCGGACCAGCACCTCGTCCATCGGGATCGTGGCCGACCCGTACCGCCGGATGCCGATCTTGTTGCCGAGGGCCTGGTCGAACGCGGTACCGAGGGCCAGCGAGGTGTCCTCGATGGTGTGGTGCGCGTCGATCTCCAGGTCGCCGACCGTGTGCACGGTCAGGTCGAAACCGCCGTGCCGGGCGATCTGGTGCAGCATGTGGTCGTAGAAGCCGACCCCGGTGGTGATGTCGGCCTGTCCGGAGCCGTCGAGATCCAGCTCGACGAGCACCTTGGTCTCGGCCGTGGTCCGCTCGACCCGGGCGGTTCTGCTCACGGTAGGACCTTTCGCTGTCCGGGGCGGCCGACCGGTTGCCCGGCTCGGCCGACCTGCTGTTCGGTAACGCATCACGCCGTCCCGGAGCCGGTCGGCGCCGCGCCCGAGCCGGCCGGACCCAGGCCGGAGCCGGTCGGTTCGGAGCCGGTCGGCACCGATTCTAGGGCCCGGAAGAAGGCATCGGTCTCCTGCGGCGTGCCGGCGGTGACCCGCAGCCAGCCGGGCAGCCCGACGTCGCGGACGAGTACCCCGTGCTCGAGCAGCGCCCGCCAGGCGACCCGCTGGTCGCCGCCGACGGAGAAGAGCACGAAGTTGGCGTCGCTGTCGGCGACCGTCCGGCCGGCCGCGCGCAGGCCGGCCACGATCCGGTCCCGCTGCTCCTTGATCGCCTCGACGGTGCCGAGCAGCCGGTCACGGTGGGCCAGGGCGGCCCGGGCGGCGGCCTGGGTGAGCGCCGAGAGGTGGTAGGGCAGCCGGACGAGCTGCACCGCGTCCACCACCGCCGGATCGGCGGCGAGGTAGCCGAGCCGGCCACCGGCGAAGCCGAAGGCCTTGCTCATGGTCCGGGTCACCACCAGCCGGGGGTGGCCGGGCAGCAGGGCCAGCGCGGTCGGGGTGCCGGGGCGGGCGAACTCGGCGTACGCCTCGTCCACCACCACCATCCCGGGCGCCTCGGCCAGCACCGCGTCCAGCACCGCCGGGTCCAGCGCGGTGCCGGTCGGGTTGTTCGGCGAGCAGAGGAAGACCAGATCGGGCCGGTGCTCGCGGACCTGCGCGACGGCGTCGGCGGCGGTCAGCCCGAAATCGGCGTCCCGCCGGCCGTCCCGCCACGTGGTACCGGTGCCGGTGGCGAGCAGCGGATGCATCGAGTACGCCGGGGTGAAGCCGAGCGCCGTCCGCCCCGGCCCGCCGAAGACCTGGAGCAGTTGCTGCTGGACCTCGTTGGAGCCGTTCGCCGCCCAGACGTTGGCGGTGCCGAGCCCGTGCCCGAGATAGTCGGCGAGGTCGGCCCGGAGCGCCACCGCGTCCCGGTCGGGATAGCGGTTCAGGTCCCGCAGCTCGGCCGCGACCGCCTTGCCTATCGCCTCCACCACCGGCTCCGGCAGCGGGTACGAGTTCTCGTTGGTGTTCAGCCGCACCGGCACGTCGAGCTGCGGCGCACCGTACGGGCTGCGCCCGCGCAGGTCGTCCCGGATCGGCAGGTCGGCGAGCGAGGTCACGTCGTCGCCCCGTCGGTGCGCTCCGGGAACCGGACCCGCACCGCCTGGCCGTGCGCGGGCAGGTCCTCCACGCCGGCCAGCGTCACCACGTGCGGGGCGGTCTCCCGCAGTGCCGCCTCGTCGTACTCCACGATGTGGATGCCGCGCAGGAAGGACTGCACCGACAGTCCCGAGGAGTGCCGGGCGCAGCCGCCGGTCGGCAGCACGTGGTTGGAGCCGGCGCAGTAGTCGCCGAGCGACACCGGCGCGTACGGGCCGACGAAGATCGCCCCGGCGTTGCGTACCCGCATCGCCCAGGCGCGGGCGTCCCGGGTCTGGATCTCCAGGTGCTCGGCGGCGTAGAGGTCGACCACCCGCAGCCCCGCCTCCAGGTCGTCGACCAGCACCGCACCGCTCTGCGGCCCGCCGAGCGCGGTGCCGATCCGGTCGGCGTGCTTGGCCTCGGGCACCTGCCGGCGCAGCTCCCGGTCGACCGCCTCGACCAGCTCCACCGAGGGCGTGACCAGCACGCTCGCGGCCAGCGGGTCGTGCTCGGCCTGGCTGATCAGGTCGGCCGCCACGTGCACCGGGTCGGCCGTCTCGTCGGCGAGTACGGCGATCTCGGTCGGGCCGGCCTCGGCGTCGATCCCGACCACGCCCCGGAGCAGCCGCTTGGCGGCGGTGACCCAGATGTTGCCCGGTCCGGTGATCATGTCGACCGGCTCGCACCGGGTCTGCCCGTCGGCGTCCGTGTCCGCCCCGTACGCCAGCATGGCGACCGCCTGGGCGCCGCCGACCGCGTACACCTCGTCGACGCCGAGCAGCGCGCACGCGGCCAGCACCCGGGCGTCGGGCAGGCCGCCGTTCTCCTGCTGCGGCGGGCTCGCCACCACCAGCGAGCGGACGCCGGCCGCCTGGGCCGGCACCACGTTCATCACCACGGTCGACGGATACATCGCGAGGC from Plantactinospora sp. BC1 carries:
- a CDS encoding ATP-binding protein — translated: MAQAYTLQRAISRCAAHHPPYVAVDCTRIAPDKLLPTLLPAMVMLRESCRRGMTVLVCAPASALTVLLRRLPTRRVRIYPRLTDALSRIRPYPVSARARRAHRRLPPVPQAVSAARGLVRECCERWRLSDVAEEAQLVASELVANAVEHAGTDIDLTLCHHRQRLRIAVADRHPGVPALPRRESAPDPRQPLALRGRGLGMVSRSVANWGVLPGSDGKIVWASLAATPASRLRLPSLVTIPRAGYPA
- a CDS encoding NUDIX domain-containing protein, whose product is MIDKTIDKIAWIRLEEGRILSSRSHGKDVYYLPGGKREPGETDLETLVREIEEELSVAVVAGTAEPVGVFTAAAHGHPAGTVVRMTCYAAEYRGVLRPANEIAEIVWLGYADRHRVSPVDQVIFDHFHGTGELR
- a CDS encoding PLP-dependent aminotransferase family protein produces the protein MTSLVRGAQLGRMLGQWHALPGRRRSPDYVALAGAVRGLLADGRLPLGVRLPAERELAEALRVSRTTVTAAYRELRESGHLNSRRGAGSWTTLPGGHRVASSGLWTPQDDLDMIDLGCAALAAPAELASAARAAAEDLPRYLGGAGYHPTGIVELRAAVARGYTERGLPTSPEQIMVTNGVQHALDLVLRLALPTGGSVLVESPTYPNALAALAARRARIATHGLATEGTGWDADLLLGSLRQTRPRLAYLIPEFQNPTGHLMPAELRERVVATAHASGTDLVVDESFVDLALDGTEVPPPTAVFDRHSRVVTIGGMSKPYWGGLRIGWIRASAPQVQRLAAARVGVDMAGPVLDQLVAVRLLGHAGTIVRARRAQLAAQRDALLAALRAELPNWRVRTPAGGVTLWAELDGPIASALARAAEEAGVRLAPGPRFGLDGTLERFLRLPFTLPAAELTEAVRRIAAVRYDIDRAERPLWREPVVIA
- a CDS encoding YitT family protein yields the protein MAKIGNSGDRLVRRLGQLYVGLTLYGVSMALMVEASLGLDPWDVFHQGLSRLTGASIGTVTIAVGALVLLLWIPLRQRPGLGTVSNVVVIGLAVDLALALLPTVEALPTRIGFLVAGILLNGMATGLYIGARLGPGPRDGLMTGYVARRPHRSLRLVRTVIELAVLAIGFVLGGQVGIGTVAYALAIGPLVHAFIPMFTVPPAQPVPPARPDPVSQPDPVP
- the hisF gene encoding imidazole glycerol phosphate synthase subunit HisF; translated protein: MTVAVRVIPCLDVDAGRVVKGVNFVDLRDAGDPVELAGAYDEAGADELTFLDVTASSDDRGTMLDVVRRTAETVFIPLTVGGGVRRVADVDVLLRAGADKVGVNTAAIARPELIAEIAERFGRQVLVLSLDVRRTPAGTSTESGFEVTTHGGRRGTGIDAVGWAARAAELGAGEILLNSMDADGTKAGFDLELIGAVRRVADVPVVASGGAGAVAHFPPAVAAGADAVLAASVFHFGELSVGEVKDALRGAGHPVR
- the priA gene encoding bifunctional 1-(5-phosphoribosyl)-5-((5-phosphoribosylamino)methylideneamino)imidazole-4-carboxamide isomerase/phosphoribosylanthranilate isomerase PriA; the protein is MSLTLLPAVDVANGQAVRLVQGAAGSETSYGEPLEAALAWQRDGADWVHLVDLDAAFGRGSNAELLAEVVGRLDVKVELSGGIRDDASLRAALGTGAARINIGTAALEDPQWCDRVVGEYGDRVAIGLDVRGRTLSARGWTRDGGDLFEVLERLDKAGAARYVVTDITKDGMMRGPNLDLLREVCARTDAPVIASGGVSTLDDLRALATLEPIGVEGVIAGKALYAGAFTVAEALAVLRAA
- the hisH gene encoding imidazole glycerol phosphate synthase subunit HisH, producing MPRVVVLDYGSGNLRSAQRAVARAGAEVTVTDDLDAAAAADGLVVPGVGAFAACMAGIEALRAGPVIAERVAAGRPVLGICVGMQILFEYGEEHGLVTKGLGLLPGGVTGLAARRVPHMGWNTVAAPPESRLFTGLPADARFYFVHSYAPTDAAALTASGALPTTAEHGGRFVAAVERGPLSAAQFHPEKSAEAGRILLRNWLATL
- the hisB gene encoding imidazoleglycerol-phosphate dehydratase HisB encodes the protein MSRTARVERTTAETKVLVELDLDGSGQADITTGVGFYDHMLHQIARHGGFDLTVHTVGDLEIDAHHTIEDTSLALGTAFDQALGNKIGIRRYGSATIPMDEVLVRAAVDLSGRPYVVHDEPALAPYIGPVYPTSMTRHIWESFGQSARLTLHVSVLRAARPGGHPDAHHVVEAQFKAVARALREAVAIDPRSAGAVPSTKGLL
- a CDS encoding histidinol-phosphate transaminase codes for the protein MTSLADLPIRDDLRGRSPYGAPQLDVPVRLNTNENSYPLPEPVVEAIGKAVAAELRDLNRYPDRDAVALRADLADYLGHGLGTANVWAANGSNEVQQQLLQVFGGPGRTALGFTPAYSMHPLLATGTGTTWRDGRRDADFGLTAADAVAQVREHRPDLVFLCSPNNPTGTALDPAVLDAVLAEAPGMVVVDEAYAEFARPGTPTALALLPGHPRLVVTRTMSKAFGFAGGRLGYLAADPAVVDAVQLVRLPYHLSALTQAAARAALAHRDRLLGTVEAIKEQRDRIVAGLRAAGRTVADSDANFVLFSVGGDQRVAWRALLEHGVLVRDVGLPGWLRVTAGTPQETDAFFRALESVPTGSEPTGSGLGPAGSGAAPTGSGTA
- the hisD gene encoding histidinol dehydrogenase; translated protein: MLNRIDLRGGWRDPRPLLPRAQLDVSVAVEKIRPIVEAVREHGFAAIQDATHRLDGLRLDRFRVPAETITEAESTLEPEVRAALVEAIDRARRVHADQRRADVTTEVVPGGTVTERWVPVDRVGLYVPGGLAMYPSTVVMNVVPAQAAGVRSLVVASPPQQENGGLPDARVLAACALLGVDEVYAVGGAQAVAMLAYGADTDADGQTRCEPVDMITGPGNIWVTAAKRLLRGVVGIDAEAGPTEIAVLADETADPVHVAADLISQAEHDPLAASVLVTPSVELVEAVDRELRRQVPEAKHADRIGTALGGPQSGAVLVDDLEAGLRVVDLYAAEHLEIQTRDARAWAMRVRNAGAIFVGPYAPVSLGDYCAGSNHVLPTGGCARHSSGLSVQSFLRGIHIVEYDEAALRETAPHVVTLAGVEDLPAHGQAVRVRFPERTDGATT